Sequence from the Nasonia vitripennis strain AsymCx chromosome 5, Nvit_psr_1.1, whole genome shotgun sequence genome:
TCATTGATAACAACAAGCCATCAAAATTCAAGTGGACTTTAGAACAAATGAAACTCATTGTTCCAGAGttcaatatttcaaattcATACAGACATGGAGACATAttatggaaaataaataaaaattctttacAACCACTTGGTAAGTATAATTTATGTTTTTCTACTGTTAAATCTAGACGTATTTTAACTCATTCTTTGATTTTTAGAGCTTCCACAAACTGGCTTTGGAAAAGCTTGTGATTTCAAAAAGACTGTTAAATTTTTAGAAGACTGGAAAGATTCTTGTCATCAGAATAacttaaataacaaaaatgtttttttgtttcCCTCAAATTTCAGTAACTTTACAATTGTTGCTCTGCCTTTGAAATTCAACTCACAATTTCTTTTGCAAAATTGTCCAAACAATATTTGTCGTGCAATCAACGTCTCGTACTGCTCTGACTCTTGGACCCattgtaaaaaaaacattacTGTTCAATCATACTGTACAGAAAAAAGTGTTTgttataatattgtaaaaaagatGAGGTACATGATTTATCACAATGGAAGTGAAGGAATCCAAAATATTGAAGTACAAATTCAGTTAGCTAATATCTCTGACAGTTTTAAACaagaatttgaaatattttacaaatggaTTGGTTTAAATCAATCACTAGTATTTGAAAGAAGTGGAAATCCAGGTTATATTGCAGGAAAACCGATACTTATTGGAACTCAAACGGTTAACAAAACTGGTGATGTGGAAGTTAAGTAtgtgatttttaataaaactcaTCAACACTTGACCCTACCAATGGCTGACAGAACAGGTATGTGCAGTGAAGTTGAGAGTTACCcagtaaaatttttagaagACTTGAAATTGAAGTGCTCCATTGTCGTGAAATCAAATAACTTTTCAACATCAGCTTGTATCAAGTTACAAAATCGTACGTTCGAATCGATCGTTAATTTTATGATGTTCAAAAACTTTGAGAAAGTTAATTTTGAAAGACAGTTTGTCTCTAAATCTGGAAACATTTCTGACAATGGCACAGAAAGTTGggctaaaatattttttgagaaaataCCACAAAACGTTATCACTGCGCAAATAACGGAAAACGAAGTACAATGTTCAGGTTTAGTTACTTCAGTGGTATTTGACATTGTACATTCATTAATATCAAAACCTGGAACTAacaaaaatcacgtgattttggGAGTTGGTATAACATTTTCACAAGAAGTTGATTTAAAGTGGCCAAAGTGCACTGGGAAAAATTGTCAAGAAGTATTACAGCTAGATCTTGTTAGCTACGTAGCATTTCATGATGTTTCTAGGCCTACAAGATATCATATTGCTGGAGGGCCAAATTTAGATATAAGCTTACCATACGATTTTTTCTATCCATTTTTAAGTCATTCAAACTCAATTGCACCGATTCAAAATTGTATAACTATccatcatatttttattatgataTTTATCATCTTAAGTGTTTAAATATAAGTTAACTTCGTGTAAACAAAGAACTGAACCATGCTTTGTATTCAATTTTACGCAATgtaaaaaatgcatatttcATCTTTATAGATTTTCGAATTAATTATCCATGgataatatattgtaaaataaacaaaattatttcaaatttgatagaacaattaatttattttaaataataacattTAACACTTGTAAAAGTAATCGCTTCATAGTTTTTTCTTACACTTaggtttttttaaatagtaacATTATGATATAGACCTCATGCTTTTCAGTTCCATGTAGCATCTTTAAAAACCAAAACAAGTTAAAAGCGACTTTTCCTTTATGTACATACTTTAGAACTACaccaaataatttaaatattccaTTTATGAAAATACTTAAttgtaatcaataaataatttgataCACAGCTGTATACTAGACAAAAATTAGACAAGATAAGACAAGATGAATTCTGCATTTAATTTGCAGTTTAACACATTACGGAATGTCGATGATGACGCACGACATAAAAAAATCGGGCACAATTCAAAGCGAGGATCCAGCCTCTGAACTACACAAAGGCTTCAGTGATTGACACAATACAAGAATATGGGCTTTCGCCTTCTGGAAGGCTAGGATCTCCTGTCTGCAATGAGATGCCACGATTATCAGtatcagcatttttttttgtagcaAGTTTTCCATTTGCATGGGACTGCCTGCTTCATTTATCTAACCTTTTTTTGCCATAGCGATGCCCAAGCCCAAAACACTTGCAATACCAACAATTACTCCTCCTGCTATAGCCATACCTTTCAGACCCTCtggaaataatgaaaaataatatttattttatttataatctcaTAATATTCTTATTTGGAaatattactgtcaatagtaTAATACCTCTATCCATCTTTTTCTTAATCAATACTTCTAGACGTTGTACTTGTGTGTTCCCTGGTTcaatttgaagaaaagctcGAACATAGTGAAGTGCTTTGGAGTATTCCTATAAAAACattacgttttacatttctaagtaaaatttaatattttttaatcacttaaatacttaaataaaagcctaataaaattatttaaaaaatatagataataaatgGGAAAAGTACCTTTATTCTTGCATTGCCGATTGCAAGGTAGTACAAGCAGTCCCTTTTCTCGCTATCACCATTTCTACCATACAAATCTTCCAATAGCATAATACCTTTCCTTATGTCGGCAGGATACTTGCTTCGAACCAAACACCAGGCATATTGAAATTGTACTTTTTGGTCGACCGTTCCACTGAGCAACTGCTCATTATAGATAATTTCGAATTTCTATAAAGAcaaagaaaatttgtatatatcAAATATAATGACACAGCATATTTATTGCGTCAAGCTAGatcattgtaataaaaaaacattgcAAAGCGGAAATGACGCAACATCCATATTATTGTTGACATTTTTGACAGATCTCCGGATCCCGTTAATAAATGCGTTGTAACGATTATAAGTAGACGTGAGTCATCCATCTACTGAGATCAGTAGATTGATTTCaacgtaaaaagaaaaataaacgttTAATTCTTTGTTGAGATGTGCCCAAACAATGATTTTGCACGTGAAATAGAGTAAATGTCAAAACAGGACGATTGTTAACATGAATATTTGATTacgaaaaattgaataataattgtttatcAAATATAACCTCCAAAAAAAGTGCAGGGTAATATTTCCACGGTCACAGCGAGGTAGGGAAAATGCAAAACCGCAAATCATAATTTATCAAGAactaaaattgttttaacaaGCAGCAAAGCAGTAAATAAGAAGCCTGAATAATCTTACTTTTAAATCTTCCGAAGAAACGATCTCGTCCAACACGTCCTCCATCTTGCCGTTCGCAAACTATAACGAAAACCAAGCGAAaatctttatatatatatatatatatatatatatatatatatatatatatatatatatatatatatgtagtgTGCGCGCAAAATCACTAAGCGATGTCTATAGGTTATATATGTAGTTTAGCAAAAGAGAATTAAAATTAAGGTCCAAAGATCAAAAGCGTTTTGCCATAATTTCTCTTAGAGTTAAGTGGTACAATAAATTTCAAGGTTACGCCTCAAGCTCGAATGTTAATATCAATTGTTTTTGACAGCATAAATGTGAATCTgatattttctctcttctgAAACCGTCCACATTGTCCGATTCTTGCGACGATCAACGCGTATAATGAATAAAACAcaacaaataaatacattatagttttataaatattttaaagaaaattgtCTTGATACATTAAcaacttattattattcttattatcattttatttagattttcaTTGTTGTTgaattacataaaaaaataataattataaaaaaatctatgcAAGCTTGTTTTATTGGATTCGACATTGATCGTAACACATACTATTACAAAACTAGAACCTTTTTTTCGCGTAGAGGATCCGTTTCAGATACAGTATAGATAATTTATCTATAATTAAAGGAACTTTCAATGTTTCCAATTTACTACTCTggttaataatttttctaattctttTTATTGCTAATGTTATAGTTTTTATCTGAAATCATTGTTTAGGATTTTATTCCTCACTCATGATTACTATACTACTGTAtctaatttaaaatgtaataaatcagaatcttatagtaaaaaatttttaaaaacacaaacGATTTTAGCCTtttctatatatacattttatcaTGTTTAAGCTTACAAGAGAAAGCTTTTTCTTgtaaagtatatatttttgaaatgattgtgctataatattttttgtcttCCACGTAATtcttaattaataataaatatatactatatttatCAAGTGTATCATTCTATTGAGTCTTTTTATTAATGCCTGCTGAACATCTGTAAAACAACAAAGTAAACAAATTAAAGTTAAACAAGAAAAATGCAACACCGAGCTGCACGGAGGACACATAATAATGGCGTTTTTCCAATTAGAAATGTCGCCCCCAGTTCCGCGAGGTTAGGTTAGAAGAACTCCCGGATAAGGTTGGGTTTGTTTTTATATCCGCGGTGTCCGCGCGCGCTTGAgcgcttttttttcaaactcaccTCCGCGTGTCCGCAGCTTATTACTCTCgcgaaaatgcaaaatttgtCGAGAAAATCGACATGACAGCGGACAGAGTCAGTAGTTAGTAGGAGGTGGGACGCCAAGTCGCCAAGTGACGCGCAGTACGCTTCAAGGAGCTCTTGTTTCGCTCAGGAAAAAAAACAGGtgcaaagagaaagagaaaaagaaacaggTGGTCGCGGCGCGATTATTTAAGAGCGTGATTTTCCAAGTATAATATGGAGAGCAAGACGCAGGTGAAAAACGAGCCGCAGGAACAGTCGGATAACGATGCTCAAAGTAGGTTAAAATAGCTAGGCTATGCTTTTGTTGAAGCTTTTACCATATTTGTTTGTTTAGTTTTCGCTCTTGAGCTTTCAAGTTTTGTCTTGgcttatttcaatttttttttcaagttatcACTACTTTATCGTTAaagaattattaatttataacagattatttttatactgttAATTGTACATTTCGACGCATTTTTGGTAAGTTTCCTGACTTAAAATTGTGtttacagaaaaagaaaacacttCCAATAACACAGAAGAGAGCCCACAGGTGAAGAATGATGCcattataaaaactaaaaatccTCCATCTGAGACCACCATATTATCACCACCCCCAATTCCATTGGCAATCAACAACATATTTTTCGAGTTATTCTATGATGGGCCGTATGATCTAACATTATCTAATCGGTTATGGGGTATTCACAGAGTGCCGCCACCCAATAGAGCTATAGTTTTGTCTGAGATCACATTCTCGTTGTTCAACGTTTCGATGTCACCTTCATACAAAAAACAAGTATGTACATACTTTTCTGAACAATCAGTTAATTTTTGTCACATTTTTGacaattcaaaaataaacatttgctTTTAGGTAATATTTACGGAGCAATTAAAGTTCAAAGCTTTTGTCTTAGACAAGCTTGTAGTTGAGAAGACCTTGGATTACGAAAATACTCGAGAGGACTTTGAACAGTCTTTTGCAGAAATAGTCAACATGATTGTGTGTAAGGGTGGACCTAATATAGAAGATAATCAAGATATATTGTTGAGATGTGCATACAAAGACTATTATAGTAATCGATGGAGACACAAATCgtgtacaataattattgagAAAGGTGAAGAGGTCTGTAGGCCATGTTCATATCTCGACAAGTATTTTCAAGAGTGGATAAAGTACAATTTAAAAGATAATAAGTAGTATGATAAGTGCTTTAATTTTCACATAAAGTAACATAATAAAAACAGAAGACCTAGattataatttgaaaaaaaattggaaataatTCCATGTTGAATTGACAGctttcaacaatattttttatatacataaatcATTCTTTAAGAATCAAAAAGCAATgattttattgctttttaaaattattctatttatcaaaaagtttcatgtatattatatatacttattatttacacTAAATTAATTAACATCTTTTAAACATCCAATCatttatgatttatttttcatagacTGAACGTACCTAAAGATCAATtagcttttttgcttttatcaATGACTGTGAGCAATAACATTTATGTACGGTGTGATTTTTGtagtattatatattattaactaTACAGTATTTATCACAATGTGTAATAACTTACATATTACAATTTGTACTCTCATAATTATGACAATTTTCATTGTATTATCTATTTACTATGTCATGCTTCACAAAATAAGTTGTTCAACTGTTTTATTGTCGAATAAAGTGGCAACCCCACAACTGTATAGAAGTCTCCGTTCACTTTCTCCACTAAGCATCCTCCAATTCCTTGTATTCCATAGCCACCAGCTTTATCTCTGCAgatgtataattatattttaccaTCCATCgttttcgataaaaataaaataacacttACAGTGGCTCTCCGGTTTCAACATATGCTCTGATTTGCTGTTCTGTTACATGTCCAAATGTAACTTCAGTGGACtcccaaaattttaattctttttttggaGTTTTCAAACAGACACCTGTAAATACAGTGTGAGTTTTCCCTGCAAGGCTGAAAAAATATGCACATGTCAAAGATTGTTTTAATGAAATACTTAATTGAAAAGACAATACATACTTTGATAATATGTCAAAAGCATCTTCTTCATCTTTTGGCTTTCCATAAATTGTGTCTCCTTGAGTGACAATTGTATCCGCACCAATTATTAAAGATGCTTTAGAATCTTTAGCTTCTTTCAATCTTTCAAATACTTCTTGAACCTTATGTGCAGCAAGATCAGCTACAAAATCACCATGGCTTTTATAATTACttctatttaaattttcatcaaatgtTGAAGGAATGACTTCTGCTTTTATTccctatttaaaataatatatcagTCAAGCACTTAATAATCAGCAaggatattttataaaattgaattgcaacgcaataaaaaattatgttattattctttttatagcCAATTGAATTTAATCAACACAAATATTTAccaaattttgaagtatttctCGTCTTCTAGGAGAACCACTTGCTAAAATAATTCGCCCTTCTAAAAGCGTTTTTGTTGTCGATTTTAACATACTTAAATAATTGTTGTTCCTTTTGACTTCTATGAAACCGAATCTTATCAGAATAATCTGATGTTGACAAAAAGTACTGACGTTTCTCACGAATGGCTTATTCTGGTCAAGAAGGTTAGGAAAAATCAACGCACGTGTCAAGATaatctataaaatatatgtacatatactcTTATCATATATATGTGATCTATCAAGTCATCTATTTTAAACTATCTGTAAATTTATACATGAACTTTGCTGTATAATAATACATATTGTAGCTATATTCATACcttatttcattttataaatgtaaactTGCGTGTATTAgtaataaataagtaaataaagaCAATATAGTTTGGTATACAaagtttatttattctttagcGGATTGGCGGTAAAAGGGGTTGtgggaaaaaaatgtatgacaaaTTTGAGTAATTTGACTtatcaaattttacatttcatACAATATTGTTCATAAAAATACGCAACAATTGTTTCGAAAAGTGATAGAAAgtttaattacatttttagtAAATACCCGTGTAAAAGTGAAAGAATATTTTGTAGTAAATATATTGGAAAATATTACATTTGAAAATGTAAAAGCGCTT
This genomic interval carries:
- the LOC100678707 gene encoding uncharacterized protein LOC100678707, which codes for MESKTQVKNEPQEQSDNDAQKKENTSNNTEESPQVKNDAIIKTKNPPSETTILSPPPIPLAINNIFFELFYDGPYDLTLSNRLWGIHRVPPPNRAIVLSEITFSLFNVSMSPSYKKQVIFTEQLKFKAFVLDKLVVEKTLDYENTREDFEQSFAEIVNMIVCKGGPNIEDNQDILLRCAYKDYYSNRWRHKSCTIIIEKGEEVCRPCSYLDKYFQEWIKYNLKDNK
- the LOC100115745 gene encoding mitochondrial fission 1 protein isoform X2, with amino-acid sequence MEDVLDEIVSSEDLKKFEIIYNEQLLSGTVDQKVQFQYAWCLVRSKYPADIRKGIMLLEDLYGRNGDSEKRDCLYYLAIGNARIKEYSKALHYVRAFLQIEPGNTQVQRLEVLIKKKMDREGLKGMAIAGGVIVGIASVLGLGIAMAKKDRRS
- the LOC100124200 gene encoding tectonic-3, with product MSTIKSVTLILLQLILLFLFTLGQEVQDSNDSCQNNTLCENSTVSGNKDEDYDINDVNIRELAGGIFKNSDSTKTTTTSTERSVNKEVDLELNLDLSKIQKVLGERSKNKFCSCDLTTSVCDINCCCDLDCTEYHFKVFSHCIDREIDKEKDNWYCHEKPFFRHNDTRFILEKIVDSLFCVASDNLPPVYSATSHLQIKDEKSFKKVIDNNKPSKFKWTLEQMKLIVPEFNISNSYRHGDILWKINKNSLQPLELPQTGFGKACDFKKTVKFLEDWKDSCHQNNLNNKNVFLFPSNFSNFTIVALPLKFNSQFLLQNCPNNICRAINVSYCSDSWTHCKKNITVQSYCTEKSVCYNIVKKMRYMIYHNGSEGIQNIEVQIQLANISDSFKQEFEIFYKWIGLNQSLVFERSGNPGYIAGKPILIGTQTVNKTGDVEVKYVIFNKTHQHLTLPMADRTGMCSEVESYPVKFLEDLKLKCSIVVKSNNFSTSACIKLQNRTFESIVNFMMFKNFEKVNFERQFVSKSGNISDNGTESWAKIFFEKIPQNVITAQITENEVQCSGLVTSVVFDIVHSLISKPGTNKNHVILGVGITFSQEVDLKWPKCTGKNCQEVLQLDLVSYVAFHDVSRPTRYHIAGGPNLDISLPYDFFYPFLSHSNSIAPIQNCITIHHIFIMIFIILSV
- the LOC100115745 gene encoding mitochondrial fission 1 protein isoform X1, whose amino-acid sequence is MFANGKMEDVLDEIVSSEDLKKFEIIYNEQLLSGTVDQKVQFQYAWCLVRSKYPADIRKGIMLLEDLYGRNGDSEKRDCLYYLAIGNARIKEYSKALHYVRAFLQIEPGNTQVQRLEVLIKKKMDREGLKGMAIAGGVIVGIASVLGLGIAMAKKDRRS
- the LOC100124201 gene encoding dTTP/UTP pyrophosphatase translates to MLKSTTKTLLEGRIILASGSPRRREILQNLGIKAEVIPSTFDENLNRSNYKSHGDFVADLAAHKVQEVFERLKEAKDSKASLIIGADTIVTQGDTIYGKPKDEEDAFDILSNLAGKTHTVFTGVCLKTPKKELKFWESTEVTFGHVTEQQIRAYVETGEPLDKAGGYGIQGIGGCLVEKVNGDFYTVVGLPLYSTIKQLNNLFCEA